The following are encoded together in the Leguminivora glycinivorella isolate SPB_JAAS2020 chromosome 18, LegGlyc_1.1, whole genome shotgun sequence genome:
- the LOC125235814 gene encoding LOW QUALITY PROTEIN: probable asparagine--tRNA ligase, mitochondrial (The sequence of the model RefSeq protein was modified relative to this genomic sequence to represent the inferred CDS: inserted 1 base in 1 codon) — protein sequence MSFKNLLILRNLSKVSNSSRHYTAIASVLEKANVGELAEVKGWVKNLRVQKELIFADVTDGSSAKRLQIVIPKKLKTEALTYGSSVHITGKLSCSPRGQLELAADSVKVLGECVVADGYPFNPRTTHPPEYIRQFMHLRARTNYTSSILRVRNAVTRHIHDFYTSKDYMHVHTPMLTSNDCEGAGEVFKVQPDNEETVKAMMQEGRDKDTVYFGTKTFLTVSGQLHLEAVCRGMGNVYTLGPTFRAENSRSRLHLSEFYMLEGEIAFCDNIKDLQSHIEELLKYVFRKTRDTNEADLYSLDKENKAPXWLDKEFITVSYDEARILLEKKGMSVTEEGINKEQELALVDCCNGVPVFVVRWPKDLKSFYMKECEDDPSKVDALDLLTSITGELVGGSLREDNYDKLKSKLPSDSLEWYLELRKFGNIPTGGFGLGLERLLQSVCGVPNIKDTLPFPRWPHNCTL from the exons ATGTCGTTTAAAAACCTGCTCATACTGAGAAACCTCTCCAAAGTTTCAAATAGTTCTAGACACTACACTGCGATTGCTTCCGTTTTAGAGAAAGCGAATGTTGGAGAACTTGCCGAAGTCAAG GGGTGGGTGAAGAACCTCCGAGTGCAAAAGGAGTTAATATTTGCTGATGTAACGGATGGCTCCAGCGCTAAAAGACTACAAATCGTAATACCGAAAAAGTTGAAAACAGAAGCGCTGACGTACGGCAGCTCGGTACACATCACTGGCAAGCTGTCCTGCAGCCCGCGGGGACAGCTTGAGCTCGCAGCCGACAGTGTTAAGGTCCTCGGGGAGTGCGTAGTGGCCGATGGCTACCCCTTCAACCCGCGCACCACCCATCCCCCTGAGTACATCCGCCAATTCATGCACCTACGAGCGCGCACCAACTACACATCCTCGATCTTACGAGTCCGCAACGCTGTCACCAGGCACATACATGACTTCTACACATCTAAAGACTACATGCATGTTCATACTCCCATGTTAACTTCAAATGATTGTGAAGGGGCAGGCGAAGTGTTCAAGGTTCAGCCAGATAATGAGGAAACGGTTAAAGCAATGATGCAGGAGGGGAGAGATAAAGACACTGTTTACTTTGGTACTAAGACATTTCTGACAGTATCAGGCCAGTTGCATTTAGAAGCGGTATGCAGAGGCATGGGGAATGTTTACACGCTAGGACCAACATTTCGAGCAGAGAACTCCAGATCCCGGCTGCATTTGTCAGAATTCTACATGTTGGAGGGAGAAATAGCATTCTGTGATAACATTAAAGATCTTCAGTCACATATAGAAGAGTTACTCAAGTATGTATTTAGAAAGACTAGAGACACTAATGAAGCAGACTTGTATTCTCTTGACAAAGAGAATAAAGCAC TTTGGTTAGACAAAGAGTTTATAACAGTGAGTTATGATGAGGCAAGAATATTATTAGAGAAGAAAGGAATGAGTGTTACGGAGGAAGGTATAAATAAGGAGCAAGAGCTGGCATTGGTAGACTGCTGCAATGGTGTACCGGTGTTTGTGGTGAGATGGCCTAAGGATTTGAAATCGTTCTACATGAAGGAATGTGAAGATGACCCAAGCAAG GTTGATGCATTGGATCTCCTTACATCAATAACAGGGGAGCTAGTAGGTGGCAGCCTCAGAGAGGACAACTACGACAAACTAAAATCCAAACTTCCCTCCGACAGCCTAGAGTGGTACTTGGAACTGCGAAAGTTTGGCAACATCCCCACTGGGGGCTTCGGTCTGGGACTGGAGAGACTCCTGCAGAGTGTGTGTGGTGTGCCTAATATTAAGGATACTCTACCCTTCCCTAGGTGGCCTCATAATTGTACCTTGTAA
- the LOC125235807 gene encoding LOW QUALITY PROTEIN: pre-mRNA cleavage complex 2 protein Pcf11 (The sequence of the model RefSeq protein was modified relative to this genomic sequence to represent the inferred CDS: inserted 1 base in 1 codon; deleted 4 bases in 2 codons; substituted 1 base at 1 genomic stop codon) has translation MSKEIADEYASSLSDLTVNSKPLINMLTILAEENIDHAGVIVETVEKHLEKVQADIKLPVLYLVDSIIKNVGGAYVQKFSQIIVNMFTRTFKQVDEKVRSQMFKLRETWHDVFPATKLYQLDVKVNLIDPAWPIQAQPQQSTIHVNPNFLKKPAASATTSAPSAEEEEKMKMILAKKEQELLMLQRKKIEIELEKTRRALEIAAATNTKMPAIPPVVPNMPVALVNPVMAPVPEAPLVSVKQRLGPPVNKAPSGARIAPVSAALASARRDPRLARRHHQPQPAPAVPVALHPHPHRSHCPRPYTKRKNVITIDVRPDAARRDPRLDKRTERRDKQLRLEARRDDELRRRAAREARRERKHEPKDEDKPEDKYPEMDIDKLQIADAKKISKLPPIPKIKRDNRDKDEKRERNAVRLEKKKKRESGSSKESSASSSPEKKPKNKKEKKEKPEPEEPEVVAFKELKNYHPERYRPRARSPSAEPAPAEPRDTNDAAESKDVDLRVLPTVQETKAAPVAVKRSSTELLEGKPKKNKIDKFDSGQRSLHQDSPHVSPKKDWNEVKEKEETKKTPSKLDLVRAKLAEATKGKDRLGRPFLFSKSPSVEKERRRTISSEDVDLRLENSEEFDCEDHKKTISIIMNQAKEQFSDGKLDKNQYNTLMFQVLQLNEKLKLKEAKQRESLEISKRKLHAVENNKVPSPKSSPKGNNFGDIDERVIPGPFVEPDGPPEMKFMQDSDMRMMDGPSPGLLPRPPMMPMFAGPGPQPAWRGPFRPRGDEFARRPRGVVPPFFRGKFDKRAPRVPFESRLPFPAPQMQLPTPQMGLPGRVPAEPYERACTPPPLGAPGVIIPPSNIQALEYVDRDPVKTIQIDGIPREIRFYGETAIIMMDWDDPREIKFLPGSRRVTFDNKDSIVLNFNDDYKQVEIDDQVFDIRFGAPTRELFINGRWHECFFGGXAARVIIDGKPRLIHLEGPLPQVDIGKLKRTDLVGGKINLIVDATQMCPVFLDAKVQKFSINNQFFTIRFVDAFRTVLINEQPFQVEFGGLPRPISXNEKHFIRFSVLPRHVRPGHNPPPGMQARRRLKWAPARVEKMETDPEPPRPNKTPSPENEMSNQGGLDMLASLMPSSMAPASASDYTSAEPLFNRPHTIPGLETPTPTPTAEQKPAFPILGNIDDLFAKLVATGIIKSQEVKEETKEKEEPRVEEKVKPREDKNVIHRVDLTRPETLRQKQPALVAKLYGGMQCSGCGARFPPEHTVRYSQHLDWHFRQNRRERDSARRAHSRHWHYDLADWVQYEELEDLEEREKSWFETGGAEAGVEPPVAEVEAPSVAAGAPARASCALCGDAFLQFYNEDQEEWHLRNSVRHEDNNYHPLCLEDYKASLTKEEPPKEETPEEEKMEAAIEIRDVDETIDNSDNESVVEVVDNDKPVEIDDLDDTPEPAAEAPKEEEAPEEVEDGDEDDVVFKAEPVPEVVVEDYDTDDETSAERLQRDEQAKIDYENIKIKQEPVDPDDEPIITAEEQAIRAAPDTSRPGVLSSLDGNAELLAPAAPPPAPIRINISAPIAKPAAASAAPAPARARSPPRADSDDEPPPPGEEPELAFTLKPALRAVALARQPPVVRGTELSGLCSIM, from the exons GTCCAAGCGGACATCAAGCTGCCCGTGCTCTATTTAGTAGATTCCATCATCAAGAATGTGGGCGGCGCCTACGTGCAGAAGTTCTCTCAGATCATTGTTAACATGTTCACTAGGACTTTCAAACAG GTGGATGAGAAAGTCAGATCACAAATGTTCAAGCTACGAGAAACGTGGCATGATGTGTTCCCAGCCACAAAGCTGTACCAGCTTGATGTTAAAGTGAATCTGATCGACCCGGCGTGGCCGATACAGGCGCAGCCGCAGCAGTCAACCATCCATGTAAATCCCAATTTTCTGAAAAAG CCTGCTGCTTCCGCTACCACAAGCGCCCCCTCAGCCGAGGAGGAGGAGAAGATGAAAATGATCCTCGCCAAGAAGGAGCAAGAGCTGCTCATGTTGCAGAGGAAGAAGATTGAGATTGAGCTAGAGAAGACGAGGCGGGCGCTGGAGATTGCAGCCGCTACTAATACTAAG ATGCCAGCGATCCCCCCGGTGGTGCCGAACATGCCAGTCGCGCTCGTGAACCCCGTCATGGCGCCGGTACCCGAGGCTCCGCTGGTCTCTGTCAAGCAGCGCTTGGGCCCG CCCGTGAACAAGGCGCCCTCCGGCGCGCGCATCGCGCCCGTCAGCGCCGCGCTCGCCTCCGCGCGCCGCGACCCGCGCCTCGCGCGCCGCCACCACCAACCACAACCGGCGCCCGCTGTGCCCGTTGCACTGCACCCGCACCCGCACCGGTCACACTGCCCGCGCCCATA CACCAAGCGCAAGAACGTCATCACCATCGACGTGCGCCCCGACGCCGCGCGCCGCGACCCCCGCCTCGACAAACGGACGGAGAGGCGGGACAAGCAGCTGCGGCTCGAGGCGCGCCGCGACGACGAgctccgccgccgcgccgcccgcgaGGCGCGCCGCGAGCGCAAACATGAACCCAAGGACGAAGACAAACCCGAAGACAAATATCCAGAGATGGACATCGACAAGCTCCAGATCGCCGACGCGAAAAAGATCAGCAAACTCCCCCCGATCCCCAAAATCAAACGGGACAACAGGGACAAGGACGAGAAGCGGGAGAGAAACGCGGTGCGCCTCGAGAAAAAGAAAAAGCGCGAGAGCGGAAGCAGCAAGGAGAGCTCGGCGAGCTCCTCGCCCGAGAAAAAACCTAAAAACAAGAAGGAGAAGAAGGAGAAGCCGGAACCGGAGGAGCCGGAGGTGGTCGCGTTCAAGGAGCTCAAGAACTACCACCCCGAGCGGTACCGTCCGCGCGCGCGCTCGCCCAGCGCCGAGCCCGCGCCCGCAGAGCCCCGCGACACAA ATGACGCAGCCGAGAGCAAGGACGTTGACCTGCGCGTGTTGCCGACGGTACAGGAAACCAAGGCGGCCCCCGTGGCGGTTAAGCGATCGTCCACGGAACTGCTAGAGGGAAAGCCTAAGAAGAACAAGATTGATAAGTTTGACAG CGGACAGCGGAGTCTTCACCAAGATTCCCCCCACGTCTCCCCCAAAAAAGACTGGAATGAGGTTAAAGAGAAGGAGGAGACCAAGAAAACTCCTTCGAAACTGGATCTGGTCAGGGCGAAGCTGGCAGAAGCTACGAAGGGAAAAGATAGATTGGGAAGACCGTTCCTGTTCAGCAAATCACCAA GTGTAGAAAAAGAGAGGCGGCGAACAATCAGCTCAGAAGACGTAGACTTAAGACTTGAAAACTCAGAGGAATTCGACTGCGAAGACCACAAGAAAACCATCTCCATCATCATGAACCAAGCCAAAGAACAGTTCAGCGACGGCAAACTAGACAAGAATCAGTACAACACACTCATGTTCCAAGTTCTACAGCTCAATGAGAAGCTCAAGCTTAAGGAAGCGAAACAGAGGGAATCCCTTGAGATTTCCAAAAGAAAATTACACGCCGTAGAAAACAATAAAGTCCCAAGTCCAAAATCGTCACCGAAAGGGAATAACTTCGGGGATATCGATGAGAGGGTAATACCGGGTCCTTTCGTCGAGCCGGACGGACCGCCAGAAATGAAGTTCATGCAAGATTCCGACATGAGGATGATGGACGGACCCTCACCAGGGCTGCTCCCGCGCCCGCCCATGATGCCGATGTTCGCCGGCCCCGGCCCGCAGCCCGCGTGGCGTGGACCCTTCCGGCCCCGAGGGGACGAGTTCGCGAGGAGGCCCAGAGGCGTCGTCCCGCCCTTCTTCAGAGGAAAATTCGATAAGCGAGCGCCTCGAGTACCCTTCGAGTCGCGCCTACCTTTCCCCGCGCCGCAGATGCAACTCCCCACCCCTCAAATGGGC CTTCCAGGGCGAGTGCCCGCTGAACCTTACGAGCGAGCCTGCACCCCACCGCCGCTCGGCGCTCCCGGCGTCATCATCCCGCCGTCCAATATACAAGCTTTGGAATACGTCGACCGAGATCCGGTGAAGACTATCCAAATCGATGGAATCCCTCGAGAGATCAGGTTCTATGGAGAGACCGCTATTATCATGATGGATTGGGATGACCCACGAGAAATTAAATTCCTTCCTGGAAGCAGACGAGTCACGTTCGACAATAAAGATTCTATAGTCCTAAACTTCAACGACGATTACAAACAAGTTGAGATCGATGATCAAGTGTTTGACATCAGATTTGGAGCTCCGACGAGAGAACTATTCATAAACGGAAGATGGCACGAGTGTTTCTTCGGCG GCGCCGCTCGGGTCATAATCGACGGAAAACCCAGACTCATCCACCTCGAAGGCCCGCTACCTCAAGTAGATATAGGAAAACTAAAGCGCACTGATCTCGTAGGCGGGAAGATAAACTTAATAGTGGACGCTACGCAGATGTGCCCCGTATTCTTAGACGCTAAAGTGCAAAAGTTCAGTATTAACAACCAATTCTTTACTATACGGTTTGTCGACGCGTTCAGAACGGTGTTAATCAATGAGCAGCCGTTCCAAGTGGAGTTTGGCGGGTTGCCGCGGCCTATTTCATAG AACGAGAAGCATTTCATCAGGTTCTCGGTGCTGCCGCGCCACGTGCGGCCGGGACACAACCCGCCGCCCGGCATGCAGGCTCGGAGGCGGCTGAAGTGGGCGCCGGCGAGGGTGGAGAAGATGGAGACGGATCCGGAACCGCCGAGGCCCAATAAGACGCCCAGTCCCGAGAATGAAATGTCTAACCAAG GCGGCCTCGACATGCTAGCCAGCCTCATGCCGTCGAGCATGGCGCCCGCCTCGGCCTCCGACTACACCTCCGCCGAGCCGCTCTTCAACCGCCCCCACACCATCCCCGGCCTGGAGACACCCACCCCCACCCCCACCGCTGAACAGAAGCCCGCCTTCCCCATACTTGGCAACATTGACGACCTGTTCGCCAAGTTGGTAGCCACGGGGATCATAAAGTCGCAGGAG GTTAAAGAGGAGACGAAGGAGAAGGAAGAACCGCGGGTGGAGGAGAAAGTTAAGCCGAGGGAGGATaagaatgttattcatagagTGGATTTGACCAGGCCGGAGACTTTGAGACA AAAACAACCAGCCCTCGTAGCGAAACTGTACGGCGGCATGCAGTGCAGCGGCTGCGGCGCTCGCTTCCCGCCCGAGCACACCGTCCGCTACTCGCAGCATCTCGACTGGCACTTCAGGCAGAACAGGAGAGAGAGAGACTCAGCCAGGAGGGCACATTCAAGGCACTGGCATTATGACCTTGCTGACTGGGTGCAGTATGAGGAACTTGAGGATTTGGAGGAGAGAG AAAAGAGTTGGTTCGAGACGGGTGGCGCCGAGGCCGGCGTCGAACCCCCGGTGGCCGAAGTGGAAGCGCCGTCTGTCGCGGCCGGGGCGCCGGCGCGGGCGTCGTGTGCTCTCTGCGGGGACGCCTTCTTACAGTTCTACAACGAGGACCAGGAGGAGTGGCATCTCAGGAACTCGGTGCGCCACGAGGACAACAACTACCACCCGCTGTGCCTCGAGGATTACAAG GCGTCACTCACAAAGGAAGAGCCGCCCAAAGAGGAAACTCCTGAGGAGGAAAAGATGGAGGCAGCCATCGAGATCAGGGACGTCGACGAGACCATAGACAACTCGGACAACGAGTCCGTCGTCGAGGTTGTCGACAACGACAAACCTGTCGAG ATCGATGACCTGGACGACACTCCGGAGCCCGCGGCCGAGGCGCCCAAAGAGGAAGAAGCGCCCGAGGAGGTCGAAGATGGAGACGAGGACGACGTGGTCTTcaag GCGGAGCCAGTACCAGAAGTGGTGGTGGAAGATTACGACACCGACGATGAGACGAGCGCGGAGCGGCTGCAGCGCGACGAGCAGGCCAAGATCGACTACGAGAACATCAAGATCAAGCAGGAACCTGTCGATCCGG ATGACGAGCCAATAATAACAGCCGAGGAGCAGGCCATCCGCGCCGCGCCCGACACGTCGCGGCCCGGCGTGCTGTCGTCGCTGGACGGCAACGCCGAGCTCCTCGCGCCCGCCGCACCACCACCCGCGCCCATCAGGATCAACATTAGCGCTCCCATAGCCAAG CCGGCAGCGGCcagcgccgcgcccgcgcccgcgcgcgCGCGCTCCCCTCCGCGCGCGGACAGCGACGAcgagccgccgccgccgggCGAGGAGCCGGAGCTGGCCTTCACGCTCAAGCCCGCGCTCCGGGCCGTCGCGCTCGCCCGCCAACCCCCCGTCGTGCGGGGAACCGAGCTCTCCGGCCTCTGCTCCATCATGTGA